A segment of the Bombus huntii isolate Logan2020A chromosome 9, iyBomHunt1.1, whole genome shotgun sequence genome:
CGCACGCGTATGTGTTTCACGCGTAAGCTTAACACCTTGAAAAAAGACTCTCCCGGCATCGCACGTTTCTTGGTCGCGAATAATCTGTTTACGCGAAACCACCGTAAAGATGTAGCGGTGAAAATCGAAGTAGACGAGAAAGTACTTAGATCCGATATCGAGGACCGACGAACGGAAACGGAAAcagaaaggaaggaaagtaAAACAGGTGACGATGGTGATGGTGAAAATGAAGGTGAAAGTGAAAGAGGAGATGGAGGTGGaagaagaatatatatagaggagaaggaggaggaggagatgGAAGAAAAGGCAGGAAGCGTGGAACGTTGAAAAAGGGCAAGATGAATTCCGTGTTCGTTCGTACGATCGGCTCCTCTCGGCCGGTGAATCGCGTATGAAAATGCAAAAACGAGAAAAGGGAAAAACGAGGACGAAGATGGGGGGCGCGGACAGAGTTGGGATGGGAATATGTATACAGCGTTGTGAATCAACTGCGAAAAGGCgataagaaagaaaggaaagacaGGTGATGCAAAATGAAATGTAACAGACGAGGAAATGCTCGATATTCGGTGCTCGGAGATCTTTTTATAAGTACCAATGTAAACTGCAGTCAGGATCGAGGAACGAGGATAACGGATGTTTACTTTCTAATGCCGAAAAGGAGGCAACGCGAGTGGAAATAAGAGATCGACGCAAGCGGCAACAATCGTGGTGCAACAACCGTCGCTGTCATTGGATGGATCAGCCGGAGCTGCAACAATATTGCTGCACCCAGAGTTGGACGTTAGACGTCGAGAGGAAAATATGAGACAATTGTTGGATGTGGCCAATACCTTGACCTTGCAAGAAATACACGACTTTGAGATGAGGTTCGCTTATTATTCTTATTGGACGCTGTTACACGCGTGCATTATCATTTTACTCTATTATTCGTTAGACGTAAAACACAACAATGGTTAGGTATTTTCGACAAGTATGAAACAACCGATCTTTCTCTTCGTGGAATGTTTCAGGTACGGTAGTCCGCACCACAGTCGGTCTCAGTCGGTTAAGACTCCCGGAAGTCGTTCATCGGGCAGACCAAACTATCTGTGTCTTCCACAGCAGAGATCAAGAGTCGCGAGCATGCCAAATACCGGCGTTGAAGAAGAGTATTATAGACTTCGACATTTCAGTATAACTGGTAAAGGAGTTGTAAATCGAGGAGACTCGTTGAAAAGTCGGAGATCTCGATCAAACAATAGCGTCGCTTCGAGTAACTCGAGGTGAGATTCCCCTATTTCCAATCCCTTtgttttttcgtttctcgacAGGAATAAGCCGGTTATTGCATTAAGCAACAAACTCAAGCGAAATgagaaaaaatgagaaaacgAGTGAACGGACCGACGACAATCGGAAGACAGAAGGAGaagcagtagtagtagtaatagtagtagtagaaGTAGTAgtagttgttgttgctgttgttgttgttgttgtagGAGGAGGGGAGAAacaagaaggagaagaagaaggtgaaaaaggaagaggagaagaagaagaagaagcaaaaGAAGAGGGCGAAGAGAAAGTGAAAAACAACGACTTTATAGTATAAAATTCCACACGGCGATTCTACTCTAAATCGAACGCGTGAGTTTACGTGTAGCATTGAGCGTTTGAGCGACGTAGACGCACGTGTTGGACCTTAGAGTAGAATTTCAATGCTGCGCGCAAAGTGTATCACACAAAGACAAACACTTGCATCGCTTccgattgtcatcgatttttctaaaataGACTATTCCGAGCAAAAACGAAGTTGTCGTTAAACAAATACCGGACAGATGACATAATCGATATAAATTACAAGTtacgaatttctttctttccctatATCACGTGTATGTAAATATCGATTATATACTTgttttttctctgtttttttTCGCCCTTTTATCGGTTTCTACCATGGCGTGACTACCAACGTGATTTGGCGATGCAGCACGGAACATTTAACAGCTTCGTATCCTGGATCGGCAAGAAATTCTGCAGCGGGATCGTTGGCGAGTTCCCGCGAAAGCAGCGCGTCTCAGGGACCAACACCGTATCGCGTTCTAATGCTGGGAGCTCCAGCCGTAGGAAAAAGTTCGCTGGTTTCTCAGTTTATGACGTCGGAATATCTTCATGCGTACGATACATCGATTGGTAACtactaaatattaattaatattattatatattatatataatattatattataatatatattaattatcagTATTACTTTTACACTGTCCGGTTTGCCTCGAAGCTATTGCACGATATCAAGCCCgatttgtttcttctttttcttcctacCTTTTTTCCGTTCCTCTCTTTCCAATCTATCGTCTCTGACTTTTTGTTCCTTCTGCCCTCACGATGCCGTGATAAAACACTATGCTCCCGTCGTTTCTTTACAGACGATGAATCGGGAGAGAAAACCGTCAGCGTTCTTCTAGCTGGAGAAGAATCCGAACTGACTTTTATCGATCACTCTAGCACTGAGATGACGGTACGTTGCGAATTATACGTGTATGCATGCCCATTGTATTGCTGTGTTAACGTACGTAATCGAAAGTGAGgaaaattttttatagaatttacCCACGTTTGCTTATTATTAGATGAATTATCGGTTTACCAAGCGTGAACGATATGTCGCCACCGAGCTATGAAATGTACGACATACGCAGATCGGGAATCAGAATCTGAATCGAGAATCTCGAGAATAGATGGAATGGATTAAtaaagggagagagaaaaggaaagaatgtGCGAGCAAGCGGGAACGTGAGAAGGAATAGGGTGCGCGGTCGAACGCGCATATGTGGTTAGCAGTAAGCATGTTAGTGTAAAACTCGGTGTGCCATCCTGAAGAGCGATTGACGATCATCGAGCCGTAACTATCGGTCAACCGTAAAACGGACCAGCGATCGATCGAACCGTCTAACCGCgatatcttatatatatatatatatatatatgattatatatatgattcatatatatatatatatatatatacatatataagattcaacaatatatatttgtgtgtatatatatatgtacacatatgGCGAGTTGAAAATCATAATGGTGTGCATAAGTCggttatttttcataaaacgttatttgCGTCCATTACCGTGAAAGATTCGGTAAAAAATCTTATTAATGTTATGATAACGTAAGATCGGTCAGTAAAGAGTGGGGAATAATACTTTGAAAAATTGACAAAGCAGCGAAAGTACTGGAGTTAAAAACATATTCGACTTAGCGGTACCACAAATCGGTTCGACTCACCGACCGATACTATTTGATACGACATATTCGTTCTTGTCGACAACGAGTGATTTCTTTTTGCAGCCGGAAACCTGCATCACTACGTACGAACCACATGCTTATTGCGTCGTCTATTCAACGACCGATCGGGCTTCGGTACGCGTGGCGGAAGAAGTTTTGCAAACACTTTGGCGCAGCGACTACGTGTCGGCTCGAGCGGTGATCCTTGTTGGAAACAAAGTCGACCTCGTTCGCAGTCGATTAGTCTCGACCGAAGGTAAGAAGGCGTGTAACTTACCCGACCGTTTCGCGATAGGTCCTTTCATTGTTTCGTATCATTTAGCTAGCTCGTTGATACCTAAGCTATCATTAGATCCCTCCGAAAATTCAAGTATGGGAGATCACCGGAAGATATACAGTAtacaatacatacatacagCATCGATTATCGTTGCCGAACACACAGACGCGGAATCGCCATACCAATATACCTCCATTCCTCCcttgatttttctttctattctattctattctatcctattctattctattctatccTATCCTAtcctattctattctattctatccattttatatattctattctattctattttattctattttcatctttttgaTGGATACAATTCTATTTCTATGTTGTAGAGGGGAAATCTATGGCTACATCTTACGACTGTAAATTTATCGAAACATCGGTCGGAATCAATCATAATGTCGACGAACTTCTCGTTGGCTTGCTTACGCAAATTCGACTGAAGCTCGAGAACCCTGAAAGAACAAGGGACCTATTTCGGAAGAGATCGCGAAAGAATCGTAGCAAATCACCTTTAGGATCTTGTTCTGAAAATAATTCACCGAAAAAATATCGCGGTAGTCGTACAAGTACCAGTTTAAAGGTACGAAATTTATTAGGTAAGGTATGGGCAAGAGATAGCAAGTCCAAGAGTTGTGAAAATTTACATGTTCTTTAATCgtttggacgaagaaatgcgACACGACATTCTATTCCTACTCGATCAGAACGTCACTAAAGTTGCTTTCAATCTAcaatttcttcgttttttacCTTGGTTTCTTCTCTTCTCATTTCTTTATCGTTCTCTTCTTCCTGGTAGTTGTTTTTATCCCCTTTGCCTTCATTCATTATTTTTCGATCTTTATTCCATTTTTCTACATAACTTCTCGAGCTTCGATTGCTTTGGATTTCGCATCGCGGGGACCAGCATTCATCAGACCACTAGTCAATTCTCTCGTTGTTTCCTATTTTATTCTAATCGTATTGGTGTTGTAAGTTTTAATGGAATCGgtttattgaataaaatacgGTCCATCTAAATACATACACGATCGAATAGCTTGAAAAGCGTTTATAAAGACGTTTTTGCGAAACTTTAACTACGTTTCGACAGTGGAGTGCGTGTCAAGGAGTCACGAATAGATCGAAACCTcgagtataaaataattcgaaCGAGTTTTCTCGGTTTTTCTCTAATTCCTCTCTGAAACCAACTGTTTCAATCTCGAAATTATAAAAAGCCGAAAGCATTGTGTGTCACTTACATATTTCGAGCTCTTTATTTTAGCTTGTTCACCTCTTCTCTCTCAAACTCTTCCTCTTACATCAGTCTTTTTTTGTTGTGGTGCAATCAGTTTTATCGATCTCTTTACTCTTCGCATGtttgatatacatatgtatatattactCCCGTTCTACGATCCAAACGCGAAAAAGTGAACCAATGTTCTTATGTTTTTCAAGCTCGC
Coding sequences within it:
- the LOC126869789 gene encoding uncharacterized protein LOC126869789 isoform X1: MGSSTASETTINTSTDSANTMLTMVTTTDGEQPDDSFDLMDIPSEMSPPATTSSTGGQSPEPILSAVAVISSPLPVHASTSCPIEYSTPDEKGLKTGATLRSELPIDCLDIRTSSVSNLLDETEIPSVDATPIIIHGTVNEVGKVSVSGRTPPLPDLRATDFFSTPVRGSMDAGQPDPDGLNPLLTLLVGRSRGEDGNRENRIVNNIGEKKYGEGKPNVNVTTNPLDISLIGTCTDQSNNDQSSDGPGRTTSATSKPRGKPAESHPLVSTIHSWVRLFFPFCAIGGNASGNKRSTQAATIVVQQPSLSLDGSAGAATILLHPELDVRRREENMRQLLDVANTLTLQEIHDFEMRYGSPHHSRSQSVKTPGSRSSGRPNYLCLPQQRSRVASMPNTGVEEEYYRLRHFSITGKGVVNRGDSLKSRRSRSNNSVASSNSSTEHLTASYPGSARNSAAGSLASSRESSASQGPTPYRVLMLGAPAVGKSSLVSQFMTSEYLHAYDTSIDDESGEKTVSVLLAGEESELTFIDHSSTEMTPETCITTYEPHAYCVVYSTTDRASVRVAEEVLQTLWRSDYVSARAVILVGNKVDLVRSRLVSTEEGKSMATSYDCKFIETSVGINHNVDELLVGLLTQIRLKLENPERTRDLFRKRSRKNRSKSPLGSCSENNSPKKYRGSRTSTSLKVRNLLGKVWARDSKSKSCENLHVL
- the LOC126869789 gene encoding uncharacterized protein LOC126869789 isoform X2, which gives rise to MGSSTASETTINTSTDSANTMLTMVTTTDGEQPDDSFDLMDIPSEMSPPATTSSTGGQSPEPILSAVAVISSPLPVHASTSCPIEYSTPDEKGLKTGATLRSELPIDCLDIRTSSVSNLLDETEIPSVDATPIIIHGTVNEVGKVSVSGRTPPLPDLRATDFFSTPVRGSMDAGQPDPDGLNPLLTLLVGRSRGEDGNRENRIVNNIGEKKYGEGKPNVNVTTNPLDISLIGTCTDQSNNDQSSDGPGRTTSATSKPRGKPAGGNASGNKRSTQAATIVVQQPSLSLDGSAGAATILLHPELDVRRREENMRQLLDVANTLTLQEIHDFEMRYGSPHHSRSQSVKTPGSRSSGRPNYLCLPQQRSRVASMPNTGVEEEYYRLRHFSITGKGVVNRGDSLKSRRSRSNNSVASSNSSTEHLTASYPGSARNSAAGSLASSRESSASQGPTPYRVLMLGAPAVGKSSLVSQFMTSEYLHAYDTSIDDESGEKTVSVLLAGEESELTFIDHSSTEMTPETCITTYEPHAYCVVYSTTDRASVRVAEEVLQTLWRSDYVSARAVILVGNKVDLVRSRLVSTEEGKSMATSYDCKFIETSVGINHNVDELLVGLLTQIRLKLENPERTRDLFRKRSRKNRSKSPLGSCSENNSPKKYRGSRTSTSLKVRNLLGKVWARDSKSKSCENLHVL